Proteins from a single region of Methanoculleus horonobensis:
- a CDS encoding type II secretion system F family protein has protein sequence MHYRDLHNDLIAANMGITLDRYLLRTFLASGLFGLFCATMGYLAMSLPSLPLFHIGIYNVFGVSMPELVLTETAVTILRVVAAGVIFVLATDAAYLFFLYYPSLLAKNRATRINLLLHNAVSYMYALRRGGAQMVTIFRSISENAAIYGEVVHEFRRVVRDTDYFGYDLITALRHLQETTPSEKLQEFVQDLISVIESGGDVLTFLETRVRVYQEDARFEQKTFLSMLQMAAESYVALFVAGPLFIIIVMVIMGFVSSAPVLQLSIVIYLLVPIGSLFFILAIDAVSIKTETVERYTETKWLHEFSDVRVDKQAGSEPLFRRLERYDRMKAFRSFLRHPFQAFLIEPNRTFYVTVPVALAYVLLTLLATPAYPDAEIVVDVLDDHLIVALLIVLLPFGIFHQFWRKKVTELEASIPEFLNRLSGINQVGLTLAQAIQVLVKADLGVLTYEIRKIQRDIEWGASVQEALVRFEVRIRTPTIARMVTLITTASRMTGDIGEVLNIAARDAAISENLKRERRSEMFIYTAIVYLVFIVFLFVVAVIDIQFLSVLAEINALTAGDSIAGPVPLGNTPIITFERLLYHGCLIQAIFSGLIAGQMGEGSLRAGVKHAAVMLIIALVVFTAVI, from the coding sequence ATGCACTACCGCGATCTCCACAACGACCTCATCGCGGCGAACATGGGGATTACGCTTGACCGCTACCTCCTGCGCACGTTCCTCGCTTCCGGGCTCTTCGGCCTCTTCTGCGCTACAATGGGCTATCTCGCGATGAGTCTCCCCTCGCTTCCACTCTTCCATATCGGGATCTATAACGTCTTCGGCGTCAGTATGCCGGAACTCGTCCTGACCGAGACCGCGGTCACGATTCTCCGGGTTGTTGCGGCAGGGGTCATCTTCGTCCTCGCCACCGATGCAGCCTACCTCTTCTTCCTGTATTACCCGTCCCTCCTCGCGAAGAACCGGGCGACCCGGATCAACCTGCTGCTTCACAACGCCGTCTCCTACATGTATGCCCTGCGCCGGGGCGGCGCGCAGATGGTGACGATATTCCGCTCGATCAGCGAGAACGCGGCGATCTACGGAGAAGTGGTTCACGAGTTCCGGCGAGTTGTCCGGGACACCGACTACTTCGGCTACGACCTGATCACGGCGCTCAGGCACCTGCAGGAGACGACCCCGTCGGAGAAACTGCAGGAGTTTGTCCAGGACCTCATCTCCGTGATCGAGAGCGGTGGAGACGTGCTCACGTTCCTTGAAACCCGGGTGCGGGTGTACCAGGAGGATGCCCGGTTCGAGCAGAAGACCTTCCTCTCCATGCTCCAGATGGCGGCCGAGTCATATGTGGCGCTCTTCGTCGCCGGCCCGCTCTTCATCATCATCGTCATGGTCATCATGGGTTTTGTGAGCAGCGCTCCCGTGCTGCAGCTCTCGATCGTCATCTACCTCCTCGTTCCAATCGGATCGCTCTTCTTCATCCTTGCAATCGATGCCGTCTCGATCAAGACCGAGACGGTCGAGCGGTATACGGAGACAAAATGGCTCCATGAGTTCAGCGACGTCCGGGTCGATAAGCAGGCCGGGAGCGAACCGCTTTTCCGGAGACTGGAGCGCTACGACAGGATGAAGGCGTTCCGATCCTTCCTGCGCCACCCCTTCCAGGCGTTCCTGATCGAACCGAACCGGACGTTTTACGTGACGGTGCCGGTCGCGCTCGCGTACGTCCTTCTCACCCTCCTCGCGACCCCGGCCTATCCCGATGCCGAGATCGTCGTCGACGTGCTGGACGACCACCTGATCGTGGCGCTGCTGATCGTCCTTCTTCCCTTCGGCATCTTTCACCAGTTCTGGAGAAAGAAGGTGACGGAACTTGAGGCGAGCATCCCCGAATTCCTGAACCGTCTCTCCGGGATAAACCAGGTGGGCCTGACACTCGCACAGGCGATCCAGGTTCTCGTAAAGGCCGATCTCGGCGTGCTGACCTACGAGATCAGGAAGATCCAGCGCGACATCGAGTGGGGCGCGAGCGTCCAGGAGGCGCTTGTCAGGTTTGAGGTGCGGATACGCACCCCCACCATAGCCCGGATGGTCACCCTGATCACGACGGCGAGCCGGATGACCGGCGACATCGGCGAGGTGTTGAACATCGCAGCCCGCGATGCAGCGATCTCGGAGAACCTCAAGCGCGAGAGACGGTCTGAGATGTTCATCTACACCGCCATCGTCTACCTGGTCTTCATCGTCTTCCTCTTCGTCGTGGCCGTCATCGATATCCAGTTCCTCTCAGTGCTCGCCGAGATCAATGCCCTCACCGCCGGCGACTCGATCGCCGGCCCGGTGCCTCTCGGGAACACCCCCATCATAACCTTCGAACGCCTCCTCTACCACGGCTGCCTCATCCAGGCGATCTTCTCCGGCCTGATCGCCGGACAGATGGGGGAAGGATCACTCCGGGCGGGCGTCAAACACGCGGCCGTGATGCTCATCATCGCGCTCGTGGTCTTCACCGCCGTCATCTAA